One window from the genome of Cryptomeria japonica chromosome 6, Sugi_1.0, whole genome shotgun sequence encodes:
- the LOC131073831 gene encoding amino acid permease 4, whose protein sequence is MNREGPQMASLQITTHNASDEYYSSSPILKDFDDDGRPRRTGNIWTSSAHIITAVIGSGVLSLSWATAQLGWVIGPGVLIAFSFVTLYTSTLLTDCYRSPDPVKGKRNYTYMDAVKANLGKTQIWLCGLTQYTNLYGTSIGYTITASISMTAIKRSDCFHEHGRQAPCHPSNNPYMILFGIIQIVLSQIPNFDKLWWLSIVAAVMSFSYSSIGLGLAIGKMAEGNLHGTLTGVTIGTVTQAQKIWRAFQALGDIAFAYSFSMILIEIQDTVKTPPAENKTMKKATAVGISVTTMFYMLCGLLGYAAFGNHAPGNFLTGFGFYEPFWLVDIANVCIIIHLVGAYQVFSQPLFAFIEQWCFRKWPESTFLKIEYDVKMPKYGVYKLSLFRLIWRTIFVITTTVISMLLPFFNDVVALLGAVGFWPLTVYFPVEMYIAQQKIAPYSSKWWLLKILSGVCFLVSLAAAVGAIEGVIQDLKTYKPFKTAY, encoded by the exons ATGAATCGAGAGGGCCCTCAAATGGCTTCCCTGCAGATAACTACACACAATGCATCAGATGAGTATTACAGCAGCAGTCCAATTCTGAAGGACTTCGACGATGATGGACGCCCTAGAAGAACAG GAAATATATGGACTTCAAGTGCTCATATTATCACAGCAGTCATAGGGTCAGGAGTGCTGTCACTCTCATGGGCTACGGCTCAATTGGGATGGGTTATAGGACCTGGAGTTCTCATTGCTTTCTCTTTCGTTACTCTTTATACCTCCACCTTACTTACAGACTGCTACAGATCTCCTGATCCAGTCAAAGGAAAAAGAAATTACACCTACATGGATGCTGTGAAAGCAAATTTAG GAAAGACCCAAATATGGCTCTGCGGCTTGACACAGTATACCAATTTATATGGAACCTCAATCGGCTACACCATCACAGCATCTATCAGTATGAC GGCTATCAAGCGGTCAGATTGTTTCCATGAGCATGGGAGGCAAGCTCCATGCCACCCCTCCAACAACCCTTACATGATTCTATTTGGAATCATACAGATTGTTTTATCTCAAATACCAAACTTCGACAAGCTCTGGTGGCTTTCTATAGTTGCTGCAGTTATGTCATTTAGTTATTCTTCAATAGGACTTGGCCTTGCTATTGGCAAAATGGCAG AAGGAAACCTCCATGGGACTCTGACAGGAGTGACAATAGGTACAGTCACACAAGCCCAAAAGATCTGGAGGGCCTTCCAAGCTCTGGGAGACATTGCTTTTGCTTATTCGTTCTCCATGATTTTAATTGAGATCCAG GACACTGTTAAAACACCTCCAGCAGAGAACAAGACGATGAAGAAAGCCACAGCAGTAGGGATTAGTGTCACAACTATGTTCTACATGTTATGCGGTCTACTAGGCTATGCAGCTTTTGGCAACCATGCACCAGGCAACTTTTTGACTGGGTTTGGCTTCTACGAGCCCTTCTGGCTTGTTGACATAGCCAATGTATGCATTATTATTCACCTGGTGGGAGCATATCAG GTTTTTTCACAACCCCTGTTTGCATTCATTGAACAATGGTGCTTCCGTAAGTGGCCTGAAAGCAcatttcttaaaattgaatatgatGTCAAAATGCCAAAATATGGAGTGTACAAACTAAGTCTTTTCAGGCTGATTTGGAGGACAATTTTTGTGATCACCACCACAGTTATTTCAATGCTCCTGCCCTTTTTCAATGATGTTGTGGCACTTTTGGGTGCAGTAGGGTTTTGGCCTTTGACAGTATATTTCCCAGTGGAAATGTACATAGCCCAACAAAAGATTGCACCTTATTCATCCAAATGGTGGCTTTTGAAGATCTTGAGCGGCGTTTGTTTCCTTGTCTCCTTAGCAGCTGCAGTTGGGGCAATTGAAGGAgtcattcaagatttgaaaacgtACAAACCCTTCAAAACAGCATATTGA